The Thermoanaerobaculia bacterium genome includes a window with the following:
- a CDS encoding AAA family ATPase encodes MLSAAVEMVLTVAFREAQSRRHAHLTLEHLLYAIVNDPAGEEILAACGADPARLRGEVKRHLEDGVETLPKGVGTAEPIQTLAFRRVLQIAILHVENSGRDEGVSVGDLLAAILGQPKTAAAKMLLAHGVTRLDVLNYVSHGITKVPPAEATAEGSAPVPAGEGEAPSPKDPLAAFTVNLTERARRGELDPLVGRTDELDRAMEVLARRRKNNPVFVGEAGVGKTALVEGLAQRLLAADVPPLLKDAEIFALDGGALLAGTRYRGDFEERFKALMGALAKKPKPVLFIDELHTMVGAGATTGGTMDLANLVKPVLTEGKLRLIGSTTHEEFKHVEKDRALARRLQKIAVDEPSFEDARKILRGLRSRYEEHHRVTYTEEALDAAVRLASRHLRESKLPDSAVDVMDEAGAAFRLRSGDRPGTVGETEVERVVARMARIPAQQVTVSEKDRLLGLEAALESVVFGQEEAVRAVARAIKRSRAGLGHPDHPAGSFLFTGPTGVGKTELARQLARQLDSEFVRFDMSEFMEKHAVARLIGAPPGYVGFEQGGLLVDSIRSHPYSVVLLDEIEKAHPDLFNILLQVMDHATLTDNNGRKADFRQVVLIMTSNAGSREASAGSIGFSADTLHDAPHRTKQAIDRLFAPEFRNRLDAIVTFRPLDPAVMEAIVEKFVRELETQLAERKIAITLTPEARTYLARKGYDPAFGARPLSRVLQAEVRDPLTDEILFGKLEKGGTVTIGVAGDALTFSAAPA; translated from the coding sequence ATGCTGTCCGCGGCCGTCGAAATGGTGCTGACCGTCGCCTTCCGGGAGGCGCAGAGCCGGCGGCACGCGCACCTGACGCTCGAACACCTCCTCTACGCGATCGTCAACGACCCGGCCGGCGAGGAAATCCTCGCCGCGTGCGGCGCGGACCCCGCCCGGCTCCGCGGCGAGGTCAAGCGGCACCTCGAGGACGGCGTCGAGACGCTGCCGAAAGGCGTCGGGACCGCCGAGCCGATCCAGACGCTCGCGTTCCGCCGTGTCCTCCAGATCGCGATTCTCCACGTCGAGAATTCGGGGCGGGACGAGGGCGTGAGCGTGGGAGACCTGCTCGCCGCGATTCTCGGGCAGCCGAAGACCGCGGCCGCGAAGATGCTCCTCGCTCACGGCGTGACGCGCCTCGACGTGCTGAACTACGTCTCGCACGGGATCACGAAGGTTCCGCCCGCCGAAGCGACGGCGGAGGGCTCCGCCCCCGTTCCGGCGGGGGAAGGCGAAGCGCCCTCCCCGAAAGACCCGCTCGCGGCGTTCACCGTCAACCTGACGGAGCGCGCGCGGCGCGGAGAGCTCGATCCTCTCGTGGGACGCACCGACGAGCTCGACCGGGCGATGGAGGTCCTCGCCCGCCGGCGCAAGAACAACCCCGTCTTCGTCGGGGAGGCCGGCGTCGGAAAGACCGCCCTCGTCGAAGGCCTCGCGCAGCGCCTCCTCGCGGCCGACGTCCCGCCGCTCCTGAAGGACGCGGAGATATTCGCGCTCGACGGAGGCGCCCTGCTCGCCGGCACCCGCTACCGGGGAGACTTCGAGGAGCGGTTCAAGGCCCTCATGGGCGCGCTCGCGAAGAAGCCGAAGCCCGTGCTCTTCATCGACGAGCTCCACACGATGGTCGGCGCCGGCGCGACGACCGGCGGCACGATGGACCTCGCGAACCTCGTCAAGCCCGTTCTGACGGAGGGAAAGCTGCGCCTCATCGGCTCGACGACGCACGAGGAGTTCAAGCACGTCGAGAAGGATCGCGCGCTCGCGCGGCGCCTGCAGAAGATCGCCGTCGACGAGCCGTCGTTCGAGGACGCGCGCAAGATCCTCCGCGGGCTCCGCTCCCGCTACGAGGAACATCACCGGGTGACGTACACCGAGGAAGCGCTCGACGCCGCCGTCCGGCTCGCGTCGAGGCACCTTCGGGAGTCGAAACTCCCCGACAGCGCCGTCGACGTGATGGACGAGGCGGGCGCGGCTTTCCGCCTCCGCTCCGGCGACCGGCCCGGAACCGTCGGAGAGACCGAGGTCGAGCGCGTCGTCGCGCGGATGGCGCGGATTCCGGCGCAGCAGGTGACCGTCTCGGAAAAGGACCGGCTCCTCGGGCTCGAAGCGGCGCTCGAGTCGGTGGTCTTCGGGCAGGAGGAGGCGGTCCGCGCCGTCGCCCGCGCGATCAAGCGTTCCCGGGCCGGGCTCGGACATCCCGACCACCCGGCGGGGAGCTTTCTCTTCACCGGGCCGACGGGGGTCGGCAAGACCGAGCTCGCGCGGCAGCTCGCCCGCCAGCTCGACAGCGAGTTCGTCCGCTTCGACATGAGCGAATTCATGGAGAAACACGCCGTCGCGCGGCTGATCGGCGCGCCTCCCGGCTACGTGGGGTTCGAGCAGGGAGGGCTCCTCGTCGACTCGATCCGGTCGCACCCGTACAGCGTCGTGCTCCTCGACGAGATCGAGAAGGCTCATCCCGATCTCTTCAACATTCTGCTGCAGGTGATGGACCACGCCACGCTGACCGACAACAACGGCCGGAAGGCCGACTTCCGGCAGGTCGTCCTCATCATGACGTCCAACGCCGGCTCCCGCGAGGCCTCGGCCGGCTCGATCGGGTTCTCGGCGGACACGCTCCACGACGCACCGCACCGAACGAAACAGGCGATCGATCGCCTGTTCGCGCCCGAGTTTCGCAACCGCCTCGACGCGATCGTCACGTTCCGTCCGCTCGATCCCGCGGTGATGGAAGCGATCGTCGAGAAATTCGTCCGCGAGCTCGAGACGCAGCTCGCCGAGCGGAAGATCGCGATCACGCTCACGCCGGAGGCGCGGACCTATCTCGCCCGG
- a CDS encoding sialidase family protein, with translation MQTNIPGRLLKLAGLAALAGGISAATWADGGYTSRIKAGDLPASAGQDQAESPEARIEWMKARMGGELTSEFRAMILDEAKRLQAGGRSPVGGSWRSLGPTTTTRWQNGVNKASEISGRLRTILPDPRPARANTVYLLSSGGGLWKTTNFGASKPTWTAKTDGIYATSGGAAAFGRTPDVLYLGSGDPFDLGVGGVVYKSTDGADTWSAPIPLPGAQRILDVKVDTSQGTTTADDIVLIGTDVGLYRSADGGASFSYVSIDPGTEAYFASFGGGHEDWSLVKTSTGWLASQAYWQVSPNYYENTLVYFSTDQGATWDYIADTGVLGYSGSAGRTTLTVGGPGGSIVYALSATAAGTNQKDVYKSTDGGQHFTALGMNSKAPTNPNYFNPNMNLMHGQGWYNQMILSDPSDATGNTVYAGGNYSSAVSRDGGATWTLLTSWLGDLSAYQMGGSPLLLPYAHADFHAAAISTAAGKRIFFGNDGGIFYSDDNGRSWKDNANQGLGNALIYALAAGTVHPDDTLIGLQDNGTLYRVNGNTYTGSIGGDGFGTGWSQANDDVSMGSLYYLDIRRWKSNPPNNQAKYDVLLNTSNLAGPAPDYPWYYDSYFVTPIATPTSAADPTGRVFYTNTAHYLLRTTDGGDTWSAVWSSADLPDPNFTGRQIRGVSHGIGLSPTDLHYVGLACTSGHFLYTHDGGATWTDVNVAASGVPTWPGYNSTSGWSADNSKIYLASEAAYSAPHVASSADGGATWSDATGDLPQLPINKIVVDPSDPTGRTVYAANWIGVYRTTDGGSHWDALGSGLPLSMISDMYLSPTGTFLRVSSYGRGVWELSLN, from the coding sequence ATGCAGACCAATATTCCCGGGAGACTCCTGAAGCTCGCCGGTCTCGCCGCGCTCGCCGGCGGGATCTCGGCGGCGACGTGGGCGGACGGCGGCTACACGAGCCGGATCAAGGCGGGAGACCTTCCGGCGAGCGCGGGCCAGGACCAGGCCGAGTCGCCGGAAGCCCGAATCGAGTGGATGAAGGCGAGGATGGGGGGCGAGCTCACGTCCGAGTTCCGGGCGATGATCCTCGACGAGGCGAAACGCCTCCAGGCCGGCGGAAGGTCGCCGGTCGGAGGATCGTGGAGGTCGCTCGGACCGACGACCACCACTCGATGGCAGAACGGCGTCAACAAGGCGAGCGAAATCAGCGGCCGACTGCGGACGATCCTCCCGGATCCGCGCCCCGCCAGGGCCAACACGGTCTACCTCCTCTCCTCGGGCGGCGGTCTGTGGAAGACGACGAACTTCGGCGCCAGCAAACCGACCTGGACCGCGAAGACGGACGGCATCTACGCGACCTCCGGCGGCGCCGCGGCCTTCGGGCGCACGCCGGACGTCCTCTACCTGGGATCGGGCGACCCCTTCGACCTCGGGGTCGGCGGCGTCGTGTACAAGTCGACCGACGGCGCGGACACCTGGTCGGCTCCGATCCCGCTCCCGGGCGCCCAGCGCATCCTCGACGTGAAGGTGGACACGTCGCAGGGCACGACCACGGCGGACGACATCGTTCTCATCGGGACCGACGTCGGCCTGTACCGCTCGGCCGACGGGGGGGCATCCTTCAGCTACGTGTCGATCGATCCGGGCACCGAGGCCTACTTCGCGTCCTTCGGCGGCGGCCACGAGGACTGGAGCCTGGTGAAGACCAGCACGGGATGGCTCGCCTCCCAGGCGTACTGGCAGGTCTCGCCGAACTACTACGAGAACACGCTCGTCTATTTCTCGACCGACCAGGGCGCGACCTGGGATTACATCGCCGACACGGGAGTCCTCGGATACTCCGGGAGCGCGGGGCGCACGACGCTCACGGTCGGGGGGCCGGGCGGCAGCATCGTCTACGCCCTCTCGGCGACGGCCGCCGGCACGAACCAGAAGGACGTCTACAAGTCGACCGACGGCGGGCAGCACTTCACGGCTCTCGGAATGAACTCGAAGGCGCCGACGAACCCGAACTATTTCAACCCGAACATGAACCTCATGCACGGCCAGGGCTGGTACAACCAGATGATCCTGTCCGACCCCTCCGACGCGACCGGGAACACCGTCTACGCCGGCGGAAACTACAGCTCCGCGGTCTCCCGCGACGGCGGGGCGACCTGGACGCTGCTCACGAGCTGGCTGGGCGACCTCTCGGCTTACCAGATGGGGGGGTCTCCCCTCCTCCTCCCCTACGCCCACGCGGACTTCCACGCGGCGGCGATCTCGACGGCCGCGGGCAAGAGGATCTTCTTCGGCAACGACGGCGGGATCTTCTACAGCGACGACAACGGCCGGTCGTGGAAGGACAATGCCAACCAGGGGCTCGGCAACGCTCTGATCTACGCGCTCGCGGCGGGCACGGTCCACCCGGACGACACCCTGATCGGCCTTCAGGACAACGGCACGCTCTACCGGGTCAATGGCAACACGTACACCGGATCGATCGGCGGCGACGGTTTCGGCACGGGCTGGAGCCAGGCCAACGACGACGTTTCGATGGGGAGCCTCTACTACCTCGACATCCGCCGGTGGAAGAGCAACCCGCCCAACAACCAGGCCAAGTACGACGTGCTGCTGAACACGTCGAACCTCGCGGGACCGGCCCCGGATTATCCGTGGTACTACGACTCGTATTTCGTCACGCCGATCGCGACGCCGACTTCGGCCGCCGATCCGACCGGCCGCGTGTTCTACACGAACACCGCCCACTATCTGCTGAGGACGACCGACGGAGGCGACACCTGGAGCGCGGTCTGGAGCTCGGCCGACCTTCCGGATCCGAACTTCACCGGACGGCAGATCCGGGGAGTCAGTCACGGCATCGGGCTCTCGCCGACGGACCTCCACTACGTCGGCCTCGCATGCACGAGCGGACATTTCCTCTACACGCACGACGGCGGTGCCACATGGACGGACGTCAACGTCGCCGCCTCGGGCGTGCCGACCTGGCCCGGATACAACTCGACGAGCGGATGGAGCGCCGACAACTCGAAGATCTATCTCGCTTCGGAAGCCGCTTATTCCGCTCCCCACGTCGCCTCGAGCGCCGACGGCGGCGCGACCTGGAGCGACGCCACGGGCGACCTTCCCCAGCTCCCGATCAACAAGATCGTCGTCGACCCGTCCGATCCGACGGGCCGCACGGTGTATGCCGCGAACTGGATCGGCGTCTATCGGACGACCGACGGCGGATCCCACTGGGACGCCCTGGGCAGCGGCCTCCCGCTCTCGATGATCTCGGACATGTACCTCTCCCCGACCGGAACGTTCCTTCGCGTCTCGAGCTACGGCCGGGGCGTCTGGGAGCTGTCCCTCAATTGA
- a CDS encoding YfhL family 4Fe-4S dicluster ferredoxin, with product MAMVILDTCIDCGKCEPECPNDAITQGDGIYMVNPDLCTECVGHADEPTCAQLCPVDGTIVIDPAHTESREVLQAKFEAIHASA from the coding sequence ATGGCAATGGTCATCCTCGACACCTGCATCGATTGCGGAAAGTGCGAGCCCGAGTGCCCCAACGACGCGATCACGCAGGGGGACGGGATCTACATGGTCAACCCGGATCTCTGCACCGAATGCGTCGGCCATGCCGACGAGCCCACGTGCGCCCAGCTCTGCCCCGTCGACGGAACGATCGTGATCGATCCGGCGCACACGGAGAGCCGCGAGGTATTGCAGGCGAAGTTCGAAGCCATTCACGCGAGCGCGTAA
- a CDS encoding ATP-dependent Clp protease adaptor ClpS, with product MGEPRHASDGQVLPEKKPDVRKTPLYRVLLHNDDYTTMPFVVEILETVFHKSPAEAHRIMMHVHTRGHGVCGVYPFEIAETKVDLVHQRARENEFPLRASLEEE from the coding sequence ATGGGCGAGCCTCGACACGCCTCGGACGGGCAGGTCCTCCCGGAGAAGAAGCCGGACGTCCGAAAGACGCCGCTGTACCGGGTCCTCCTCCACAACGACGACTACACGACGATGCCCTTCGTGGTCGAGATCCTCGAGACGGTCTTCCACAAATCGCCCGCCGAGGCGCACCGGATCATGATGCACGTCCACACCCGGGGACACGGAGTGTGCGGCGTCTACCCTTTCGAGATCGCCGAGACGAAGGTCGATCTCGTCCACCAGCGGGCCCGGGAGAACGAGTTTCCGCTGAGGGCAAGCCTCGAAGAGGAGTAA
- a CDS encoding DUF885 family protein: MFRFMTLSLIGVLAAGAAFGADAPSASLEARRKAMNDLIAEQWEYNLSTNPEFASYLGDKRWNDKSSDNSLAAIQKDLAKTKEFLDRFEAVDTTGFPEQEQLNKTLMVRELKEGLEGAKFKGWEMPVTQISGIHIQAPQFVAYLPFDTTKDYDDYLTRMRNFPKQLNDVMDNMRAGMKDGLMPPKFLLEKVVPQAETIAGADPEKSPFAQCLTKFPKTVSAEDQKRIHDALVAVIKNDIEPAYAKFAKFVKDEYAPKGRSEVGIWSLPDGEARYAFRVKESTTTGMTPEEIHQLGLREVTRIEGEMEKIARKLGYADRKAFDAAIEKDPKLHAHSRQEIVDLYTKYIDQMWAKLPQIFGRLPKAKVVVKPTEPFREATASGAEYNTGTPDGSRPGVVNVNTSDFAKRKIINIETTAYHEGVPGHHMQLSIAQELPTIPPFRQQGGNTAYIEGWGLYSEDLGRDVGFFQDPYQLYGHYQDEMLRAIRLVVDTGLHYKRWSRQQVVDFFHAHSGTDEVEVQSETDRYISWPAQALGYKIGQLTILALREKAKKELGDKFDIRKFHDEVLGAGALPMDVLQARIDAWIAAQRAA, encoded by the coding sequence ATGTTTCGATTCATGACTTTGTCCCTGATCGGCGTTCTCGCCGCCGGGGCGGCTTTCGGCGCCGACGCGCCGTCCGCTTCGCTGGAGGCGCGCCGCAAGGCGATGAACGACCTGATCGCGGAGCAGTGGGAATACAACCTCTCGACGAACCCCGAATTCGCCTCGTATCTCGGGGACAAGCGCTGGAACGACAAGTCGAGCGACAACTCGCTCGCCGCGATCCAGAAGGACCTCGCCAAGACGAAGGAATTCCTCGATCGGTTCGAGGCGGTCGACACGACGGGCTTCCCCGAACAGGAGCAGCTCAACAAGACGCTGATGGTCCGGGAGCTGAAGGAAGGCCTCGAGGGGGCGAAGTTCAAGGGATGGGAGATGCCGGTCACGCAGATCTCCGGGATCCACATCCAGGCCCCGCAGTTCGTCGCCTACCTCCCGTTCGACACGACGAAGGACTACGACGACTACCTCACGCGCATGCGGAATTTCCCGAAGCAGTTGAACGACGTGATGGACAACATGCGGGCGGGCATGAAAGACGGCCTCATGCCTCCGAAGTTCCTCCTCGAGAAGGTCGTTCCGCAGGCGGAAACGATCGCGGGCGCGGACCCGGAGAAGTCGCCGTTCGCGCAGTGCCTGACCAAGTTCCCGAAGACGGTTTCCGCCGAAGACCAGAAGCGGATCCACGACGCGCTCGTCGCCGTCATCAAGAACGACATCGAGCCGGCCTACGCGAAGTTCGCGAAGTTCGTGAAGGACGAGTACGCGCCGAAGGGACGCAGCGAGGTCGGGATCTGGTCGCTCCCCGACGGGGAGGCGCGCTACGCGTTCCGCGTGAAGGAATCGACGACGACCGGGATGACGCCGGAAGAGATCCACCAGCTCGGCCTCCGCGAGGTGACGCGAATCGAAGGAGAGATGGAGAAGATCGCCCGGAAGCTCGGCTATGCCGACCGGAAGGCGTTCGACGCCGCGATCGAGAAGGACCCGAAGCTCCACGCCCATTCGCGGCAGGAGATCGTCGACCTCTACACGAAGTACATCGACCAGATGTGGGCGAAGCTGCCGCAGATCTTCGGCCGGCTCCCGAAGGCGAAAGTCGTCGTCAAGCCGACCGAGCCCTTCCGCGAGGCGACGGCCTCCGGCGCCGAGTACAACACGGGGACGCCCGACGGCTCCCGGCCCGGCGTCGTCAACGTGAACACGAGCGACTTCGCGAAGCGGAAGATCATCAACATCGAGACGACCGCGTATCACGAAGGCGTCCCGGGACATCACATGCAGCTCTCGATCGCGCAGGAGCTCCCGACGATCCCGCCGTTCCGGCAGCAGGGAGGCAACACCGCCTACATCGAGGGCTGGGGACTGTATTCGGAGGACCTCGGCCGCGACGTCGGCTTCTTCCAGGACCCTTATCAGCTCTACGGGCACTACCAGGACGAGATGCTCCGGGCGATCCGGCTCGTCGTCGACACCGGCCTCCACTACAAGAGGTGGTCGCGGCAGCAGGTCGTCGACTTCTTCCACGCCCACTCCGGCACGGACGAAGTCGAGGTCCAGAGCGAGACCGACCGGTACATCTCCTGGCCCGCGCAGGCGCTGGGTTACAAGATCGGGCAGCTCACGATCCTCGCGCTCCGCGAGAAGGCGAAGAAGGAGCTCGGGGACAAGTTCGACATCCGGAAATTCCACGACGAGGTGCTCGGCGCCGGCGCGCTGCCGATGGACGTGCTGCAGGCGCGCATCGACGCGTGGATCGCGGCTCAAAGAGCCGCCTGA
- a CDS encoding DUF983 domain-containing protein, which yields MRPEEPSAPAALPVRGPFTAGNAATYFRRAMRLRCPVCGEHPIFPEWRRTRSVRQWLTPLEGCPRCRYRYDREPGYFLLAIWAFDYAAVGGAALVAWFLLSTFADLPLVPMLLLLLLPMPVASVLLVRHAKALWIAFDHFVDPARKRSPGGPRARN from the coding sequence ATGCGTCCCGAGGAGCCGTCCGCCCCCGCCGCGCTTCCGGTCCGGGGGCCGTTCACGGCCGGGAACGCCGCGACCTATTTCCGCCGGGCGATGCGGCTGCGCTGCCCCGTCTGCGGGGAGCACCCGATCTTTCCGGAATGGCGGCGGACGCGCAGCGTCCGGCAGTGGCTGACGCCTCTCGAAGGATGCCCGCGCTGCCGGTACCGCTACGATCGCGAGCCGGGGTATTTCCTGCTCGCGATATGGGCGTTCGATTACGCGGCCGTCGGCGGCGCGGCGCTCGTCGCCTGGTTCCTCCTCTCGACGTTCGCGGACCTTCCGCTCGTCCCGATGCTCCTCCTCCTGCTCCTGCCGATGCCCGTCGCGAGCGTCCTGCTCGTGCGGCACGCGAAAGCGCTCTGGATCGCGTTCGACCATTTCGTCGATCCCGCGCGGAAGCGTTCGCCCGGAGGACCGCGCGCACGGAACTGA